One Clostridia bacterium genomic window carries:
- a CDS encoding nucleotidyltransferase domain-containing protein, whose product MNTLLDIDDKTPLLPALFAKDPEIVAVFLFGSYGTEYRHPGRDIDLAVYFSREVSPAFEADLPGRIGDILLLFVWEVLVKRTAFYST is encoded by the coding sequence ATGAACACCCTCCTGGATATTGACGATAAAACTCCCCTGTTACCTGCTCTCTTTGCCAAGGACCCGGAAATCGTCGCCGTTTTCCTATTCGGCTCCTACGGCACCGAATACCGGCATCCCGGGAGAGACATCGATTTAGCTGTGTATTTTTCCCGGGAGGTAAGCCCGGCCTTCGAAGCGGATCTGCCGGGAAGGATTGGCGACATCCTCCTTCTTTTTGTTTGGGAGGTGCTGGTGAAGCGCACAGCTTTTTACTCCACCTGA